Proteins encoded together in one Cherax quadricarinatus isolate ZL_2023a chromosome 68, ASM3850222v1, whole genome shotgun sequence window:
- the LOC138854750 gene encoding uncharacterized PE-PGRS family protein PE_PGRS54-like, giving the protein MSEDDCVEKNKRLLLWVQLVLLITSSLATYGASGGGGGGGGGGGGGGGGGGGGGGGGGYGGGSSGGGGGGSIGGGYSAPSVSTGYSAPSSGGGGGGGGGGYKGGSSGGGGGGGSIGGGYSAPSVSTGYSGPSSGGGGGGGYGGGSSGGGGGGGSIGGGYSAPSVSTGYSAPSSGGGGGEGYGGGSSGGGGGGGSIGGGYSAPSVSTGYSAPSSGGGGGGGYGGGSSGGGGGGGSIGGGYSAPSVSTGYSAPSSGGGGGSGGGGYGGGSSGGGGGYGGGSSGGGGGGGSIGGGYSAPSVSTGYSAPSSGGGGGSGGGGYGGGSSGGGGSGGGGGGGGGGYGGGSSSGGGGGGSIGGGYSAPSVSTGYSGASSGGGGGGGYGGGGGGGGGGGGGGGYGGGSSSGGGGGGSIGGGYSAPSVSTGYSGPSSGGGGGGGGGGGGYGGGSSGGGGGGGSIGGGYSAPSVSTGYSAPSSGGGGGGGGGGGGGGYGGGSSGGGGGGGSIGGGYSAPSVSTGYSGPSSGGGGGGGYGGGSSGGGGGGGGGGYGGGSSGGGGGGGSIGGGYSAPSVSTGYSGPSSGGGGGGGGGYGGGSSGGGGGGGGGGGYGGGSAGGGGGGGSIGGGYSAPSVSTGYSAPSSGGGGGGGGGGGGYGGGSSGGGGGSGSIGGGYSAPSVSTGYSAPSSGGGGGGGYGGGSSGGGGSIGGGYLPPPPVNTGYSAPSSGGGGGGGGYGGGSSGGKGGSVGRSYSAPSVSTTYSGPSSGGGGGGGGDGSYGGGSSGGGGGGGGSIGGGYSAPSVSTGYSAPSSGGGGGGGGGGSYGGGSSGGGGGGGGSIGGGYSAPSVSTGYSAPSSGGGGGGGGGGGGGGGGGGSYGGGSSGGGGGGSIGGGYSAPSVSTGYSAPSSGGGGGGGGSSGGSYSAPTAGGGGKWTPIISSTGGTSSMYGK; this is encoded by the exons ATGAGTGAGGACGACTGTGTTGAGAAGAAC AAAAGACTGTTGTTATGGGTTCAACTGGTGTTGTTGATAACTTCAAGCCTCGCCACCTACGGCGCTAGTGGCGGAGGCGGCGGTGGAGGCGGAGGCGGCGGTGGAGGCGGAGGCGGCGGTGGAGGCGGAGGCGGCGGTGGAGGTTATGGAGGAGGGTCatctggtggaggaggaggtggatccATTGGAGGAGGTTACTCTGCGCCTTCTGTAAGCACCGGATACTCTGCTCCatcaagtggaggtggtggaggcggtggagGCGGAGGTTATAAAGGAGGGTCATCTGGTGGAGGCGGAGGTGGTGGTTCCATTGGAGGAGGTTACTCTGCACCTTCTGTAAGCACTGGATACTCTGGTCCATCAAGTGGAGGCGGAGGTGGTGGAGGTTATGGAGGAGGGTCATCTGGTGGAGGCGGAGGAGGGGGTTCTATTGGAGGAGGTTACTCTGCACCTTCTGTAAGCACCGGATACTCTGCTCCATCAAGTGGAGGCGGAGGTGGTGAAGGTTATGGAGGAGGGTCatctggtggaggtggaggaggtggttccATTGGAGGAGGTTACTCTGCACCTTCTGTAAGCACCGGATACTCTGCTCCATCAAGTGGAGGCGGAGGTGGTGGAGGTTATGGAGGAGGGTCatctggtggaggtggaggaggtggttccATTGGAGGAGGTTACTCTGCACCTTCTGTAAGCACCGGATACTCTGCTCCATCAAGTGGAggcggtggaggcagtggaggcggAGGTTATGGAGGAGGGTCATCTGGTGGAGGCGGAGGTTATGGAGGAGGGTCatctggtggaggtggaggaggtggttccATTGGAGGAGGTTACTCTGCACCTTCTGTAAGCACCGGATACTCTGCTCCATCAAGTGGAggcggtggaggcagtggaggcggAGGTTATGGAGGAGGGTCATCTGGTGGAGGCGGAA gtggaggtggtggaggcggaggcggaggcggTTATGGAGGAGGGTCATCTAGTGGAGGCGGAGGAGGCGGTTCCATTGGAGGAGGTTACTCTGCACCTTCTGTAAGCACCGGGTACTCTGGTGCATCAAGTGGAGGCGGTGGAGGCGGAGGTTATGGAGGAGG tggaggtggaggtggtggaggcggaggcggaggcggTTATGGAGGAGGGTCATCTAGTGGAGGCGGAGGAGGCGGTTCCATTGGAGGAGGTTACTCTGCACCTTCTGTAAGCACCGGATACTCTGGTCCATCAAGTGGAGGTGGAGGCGGTggaggcggaggcggaggcggTTATGGAGGAGGGTCATCTGGTGGAGGCGGAGGAGGTGGTTCCATTGGAGGAGGTTACTCTGCACCTTCTGTAAGCACCGGATACTCTGCTCCATCAAGTGGAGGCGGAGGTGGTggaggcggaggcggaggcggTGGCGGTTATGGAGGAGGGTCATCTGGTGGAGGCGGAGGAGGTGGTTCCATTGGAGGAGGTTACTCTGCACCTTCTGTAAGCACCGGATACTCTGGTCCATCAAGTGGAGGCGGAGGTGGTGGAGGTTATGGAGGAGGGTCATCTGGTGGAGGCGGAGGAGGTG GTGGTGGAGGTTATGGAGGAGGGTCATCTGGTGGAGGCGGAGGAGGTGGTTCCATTGGAGGAGGTTACTCTGCACCTTCTGTAAGCACCGGATACTCTGGTCCAtcaagtggaggtggaggtggtggaggcggaGGTTATGGAGGAGGGTCATCTGGTGGAGGCGGAGGAG gtggtggaggcggaGGTTATGGAGGAGGGTCagctggtggaggtggaggaggtggatcCATTGGAGGAGGTTACTCTGCACCTTCTGTAAGCACCGGATACTCTGCTCCATCAAGTGGAGGCGGAGGTGGTggaggcggaggcggaggcggTTATGGAGGAGGGTCATCTGGTGGAGGCGGAGGAAGTGGTTCCATTGGAGGAGGTTACTCTGCACCTTCTGTAAGCACAGGGTACTCTGCTCCatcaagtggaggtggtggaggcggaGGTTATGGAGGAGGGTCATCTGGTGGAGGTGGATCCATTGGAGGAggttacctaccaccaccacctgtaaacACAGGATACTCTGCACCATCAAGTGGAGGCGGAGGTGGAGGCGGTGGCTATGGAGGTGGATCATCTGGAGGTAAAGGTGGATCAGTAGGAAGAAGTTATTCTGCTCCTTCTGTAAGTACCACGTATTCTGGTCCAtcaagtggaggtggaggaggtggtggtggagatggaagCTATGGAGGTGGATcgtcaggtggaggtggaggcggAGGTGGATCCATTGGAGGAGGTTACTCAGCACCTTCTGTAAGCACAGGATACTCTGCTCCATCAAGTggaggtggaggcggtggtggtggaggcggaaGCTATGGAGGTGGATcttcaggtggaggtggaggcggAGGTGGATCCATTGGAGGAGGTTACTCAGCACCTTCTGTAAGCACAGGATACTCTGCTCCatcaagtggaggtggtggaggcggtggtggtggaggcggtggtggtggaggtggaggtggaagcTATGGAGGTGGATcttcaggtggaggtggagggggttCCATTGGAGGAGGTTACTCAGCACCTTCCGTAAGCACTGGATACTCTGCTCCATCAAGTggaggtggaggcggtggtggtgggtccTCAGGTGGAAGCTATTCTGCTCCAACAGCTGGAGGTGGAGGCAAATGGACACCGATCATATCAAGTACTGGAGGTACATCCAGTATGTATGGAAAATAG